The Fibrobacter sp. UWB4 genome includes a window with the following:
- a CDS encoding SUMF1/EgtB/PvdO family nonheme iron enzyme encodes MNKKYLIFVIVFFVVIWSVHVVPYLLIAKKFNLNRESLGAETWLEVEKNETVKICVAAKVRTWETSLNTEILNDSCLKIQIPTLVGVNPINVKYPDSDSVYKINLAVGMKYLNFKNEETLYGNDDYQMNPYEEKIVYVTGSYLVDKYPVTNCDFLQLLWDEIPLNSPQIDTMENDFTKFWVQKKESRKNNEKCITHDSAASTIPLYLAMKYANIRSLREGLKPYYIFSNTSNKFVQIDRKARSVNRNGVEEVPEHHYFIVYHDFIEHENNLIEVYDNSSSDGYRLPYYDEWVMLARAGDKKNNVPWGNSTSFNEISKYAKFEDKVSCSDLKDLGLLQKIISFFHWCKNDYESGPVGKLLPNGFGLYDMFGLVEEQVLFEKHNYSRDNYNVFFTIEPKEEKKRNPLRCIDDCPACLKGGIRRSDLESISYDYISNDYFPKYAGGFRLVRNIGNNAKWTEVESN; translated from the coding sequence ATGAATAAAAAATATTTAATATTCGTTATAGTTTTTTTTGTTGTTATTTGGTCGGTTCATGTCGTTCCGTATTTGTTGATTGCGAAAAAATTTAATCTCAATCGTGAATCTTTAGGCGCGGAAACTTGGCTCGAAGTCGAAAAGAACGAAACCGTCAAAATTTGCGTTGCCGCAAAAGTCCGCACGTGGGAGACTTCGCTGAATACAGAAATTCTAAACGATTCGTGTCTAAAAATTCAAATTCCAACGCTTGTTGGCGTCAACCCAATTAATGTGAAGTATCCAGATTCTGACAGCGTCTATAAAATCAATTTAGCTGTCGGTATGAAGTATTTGAACTTCAAAAATGAAGAAACTTTATACGGAAATGACGATTACCAAATGAATCCTTATGAAGAAAAAATCGTATATGTTACGGGTTCCTATTTAGTTGATAAATACCCTGTGACTAATTGTGATTTTTTACAACTGTTATGGGATGAAATTCCTCTAAATTCTCCCCAAATAGATACCATGGAAAATGACTTTACAAAATTTTGGGTACAAAAAAAGGAATCAAGAAAAAATAACGAAAAATGTATTACCCATGATTCTGCAGCAAGTACAATTCCTTTATATTTGGCGATGAAATATGCCAATATTCGCAGTCTTCGCGAAGGTCTAAAACCGTATTATATCTTTTCAAACACTAGTAATAAATTTGTACAAATTGATCGCAAAGCGAGGTCTGTCAATCGTAACGGAGTTGAAGAAGTTCCCGAGCATCATTATTTTATCGTTTACCATGATTTCATAGAGCATGAAAATAACTTGATAGAAGTTTATGATAATTCGTCTTCTGATGGTTATCGGCTTCCTTATTATGACGAATGGGTTATGCTCGCTCGTGCAGGTGATAAAAAGAATAATGTGCCCTGGGGTAATTCAACTTCTTTTAACGAAATTTCTAAATACGCAAAATTTGAAGATAAGGTAAGTTGTTCTGATTTAAAGGATTTAGGTCTTTTACAAAAGATAATATCATTTTTTCATTGGTGCAAAAATGATTATGAATCAGGACCTGTTGGAAAACTCTTGCCTAATGGATTTGGCCTATATGATATGTTTGGATTAGTTGAAGAACAAGTTCTATTTGAAAAGCATAATTATTCAAGAGATAATTATAATGTTTTTTTTACCATTGAACCTAAAGAAGAAAAAAAGAGAAACCCATTAAGATGCATAGATGATTGCCCAGCTTGTTTAAAAGGTGGAATCCGTCGTTCAGACTTGGAAAGTATTAGTTACGATTACATTTCAAACGATTATTTTCCTAAATACGCTGGCGGTTTCCGCCTAGTCCGCAACATCGGCAATAATGCCAAATGGACAGAAGTAGAATCTAATTGA
- a CDS encoding SUMF1/EgtB/PvdO family nonheme iron enzyme → MKKAVLLIAASLALANASQYNIKSDSLKNELWLEAEKAESIKICLDTPVREWKTSLSTVELNDSCLAFQAPTLIGVETLNVYFPNSDSSHKINLAVGMRYLDFKNEKVLLGYNEYPEDIAATSDYFTNTDPERFVSVTGTYLVDKYPITNCEITQLLWDDIPDTTPKLNPTLKEFANNWISRKKRSIRNENCSTKDSAANTLFLYQIMKYANARSIREGLKPYYHFTTASQSSLSENQYFSISYLDFTDHEDGDIYVLIDTYSDGYRIPYYNEWMMFARGGDKKNEAPWGNYSSATLENAQKYAKLVTGKGWNSEPVGQLLPNGYGLYDIFGLVWEHVFLDNSNIFPDQNGNPSRMKGGNNRSLKEHPAGKATAEPYWKDLNYGSSQPNWGGYFGGGRLVRNIGNNIKWTEAKSESK, encoded by the coding sequence ATGAAAAAAGCCGTTCTTTTAATTGCTGCCAGCCTTGCTTTGGCGAATGCTAGCCAATATAATATAAAGAGTGATTCGCTAAAAAACGAGCTTTGGCTTGAAGCCGAAAAGGCCGAATCCATCAAAATATGCTTGGACACGCCCGTCCGCGAATGGAAAACTTCGCTGAGTACGGTGGAACTCAACGATTCCTGCCTAGCATTCCAAGCTCCGACGCTTATTGGTGTTGAAACTCTTAACGTGTATTTCCCAAACTCGGATAGTTCCCATAAAATCAATCTAGCTGTCGGGATGAGATATCTTGATTTCAAGAACGAAAAAGTATTACTTGGATATAATGAATACCCTGAAGATATCGCAGCAACATCTGATTATTTTACAAACACAGATCCGGAAAGGTTTGTATCTGTAACAGGGACTTATCTAGTAGATAAATATCCCATAACCAATTGCGAAATTACACAATTGTTATGGGATGATATACCCGATACAACTCCAAAACTAAACCCAACATTAAAGGAATTTGCAAACAATTGGATTTCCCGAAAAAAAAGAAGCATTCGTAATGAAAACTGCTCAACTAAAGATTCTGCAGCAAACACCTTATTCTTATATCAAATAATGAAATACGCGAATGCACGCAGTATTCGTGAAGGGCTTAAACCTTATTACCATTTCACCACAGCCAGTCAGAGTTCCTTATCAGAAAACCAATATTTTTCCATCAGCTATCTAGACTTTACAGATCATGAAGATGGAGATATTTATGTTTTAATTGACACATATTCAGATGGCTATAGAATTCCTTATTACAATGAATGGATGATGTTTGCTCGTGGTGGAGACAAAAAAAACGAAGCACCTTGGGGCAACTACAGTTCAGCAACTCTCGAAAATGCACAAAAATACGCTAAACTAGTAACAGGAAAAGGTTGGAATTCAGAACCAGTGGGTCAATTATTACCTAATGGGTATGGCCTATATGACATATTTGGACTTGTATGGGAACATGTTTTTTTGGACAATTCTAATATATTTCCAGATCAAAACGGGAATCCCTCTCGCATGAAAGGGGGCAACAATCGTTCATTAAAAGAACATCCAGCAGGTAAAGCAACAGCTGAGCCATATTGGAAGGATTTAAATTATGGTTCTTCACAGCCAAATTGGGGAGGGTATTTTGGAGGAGGCCGCCTAGTCCGCAACATCGGCAACAACATCAAATGGACTGAAGCCAAGTCCGAATCAAAGTGA
- a CDS encoding XRE family transcriptional regulator: MPRHGTPTPGQAILEGIEWLKIDKPEFARRVGVSVEMLDQLIAGEISISTEMANALESVTGSPAAYWKMLERKSRASR; the protein is encoded by the coding sequence ATGCCAAGACATGGAACCCCGACGCCGGGACAGGCGATCCTCGAAGGAATTGAATGGCTTAAAATCGACAAGCCGGAATTTGCACGCAGGGTGGGCGTTTCTGTAGAAATGCTCGACCAGCTCATTGCAGGTGAAATCAGCATCTCGACTGAGATGGCGAACGCTCTCGAATCCGTGACCGGCAGTCCCGCCGCCTACTGGAAAATGCTCGAGCGCAAAAGCCGCGCTTCTCGATAG
- a CDS encoding SUMF1/EgtB/PvdO family nonheme iron enzyme, with translation MNSHVGMKIAFLAAIILSIACSDKEPSAEDLLNNAQRNVVLHRDSLGPETWIEVEKNDSLNICMDSKVRAWETSLETEILNDSCLKVQIPTLIGVNTINVKFPDSDSAYKINLAVGMKYLNLKNEEVLLGFNKYTEQDIRMFQHINEDPERLVSITGAYLIDKYPVTNCEIIQTMWDSIPFQSTYPGGFFKDLAEQWILRQGASVRYENCPVHDTAASSIFLFQAIKYANERSKREGLKPYYVFSKTTKDNQAIISRKKYIISYLDFNNPKDAYIQVSVDESSDGYRLPYYDEWMMFARGGDKKKRAIWGNYLPSLQYAQRYANFGIGNGYTQPVGQLKPNGYGLYDIFGLVWEHVLFEEDNPFSVQRGSPSCLKGGNNRALLEPTLEVTYEPYWKDITYGYSEPNYTGGRAEGFRLIRNIGNNAKWTEIKTVDEN, from the coding sequence ATGAATAGTCATGTCGGAATGAAAATAGCTTTTCTTGCTGCAATAATCCTCAGCATTGCTTGCTCGGATAAAGAACCGAGTGCAGAAGACTTGTTGAACAATGCTCAAAGAAATGTTGTCTTGCATCGAGATTCTTTAGGCCCTGAAACATGGATTGAAGTTGAAAAGAACGATTCCCTCAACATTTGCATGGATTCAAAAGTCCGCGCATGGGAAACTTCGTTGGAAACCGAAATTCTCAATGATTCATGCTTAAAAGTTCAAATTCCGACGCTTATCGGAGTCAATACAATTAATGTGAAGTTTCCAGATTCAGACAGTGCCTATAAAATCAATCTGGCCGTCGGCATGAAGTATCTGAATTTAAAAAATGAAGAGGTTTTACTTGGTTTTAACAAATATACCGAGCAAGACATAAGGATGTTTCAGCACATCAATGAGGATCCTGAAAGGCTGGTTTCAATCACAGGAGCATACTTAATCGATAAATATCCAGTAACTAATTGTGAAATCATTCAAACAATGTGGGATAGTATTCCATTTCAATCAACCTATCCGGGTGGCTTTTTTAAAGATCTTGCTGAGCAATGGATTCTAAGACAAGGAGCAAGTGTTCGCTACGAAAATTGCCCAGTCCATGACACTGCAGCAAGTTCAATTTTCTTGTTTCAAGCAATAAAATACGCAAATGAGCGGAGCAAACGTGAAGGTTTAAAGCCATATTATGTTTTTTCCAAAACAACAAAAGACAATCAAGCAATTATATCAAGAAAAAAATACATCATTAGTTACCTTGATTTCAACAATCCAAAAGACGCTTATATTCAGGTATCCGTTGATGAATCATCAGATGGGTACAGACTCCCATATTACGATGAATGGATGATGTTTGCTCGTGGCGGAGATAAGAAAAAAAGAGCTATTTGGGGTAACTATTTACCATCTTTACAGTATGCCCAGAGGTATGCAAATTTTGGCATAGGAAATGGATATACACAGCCTGTGGGACAATTAAAACCAAACGGCTATGGATTATATGACATATTTGGGCTCGTATGGGAACACGTCCTTTTCGAAGAAGATAATCCATTTTCTGTACAAAGAGGGAGTCCATCATGTTTAAAAGGAGGGAACAATAGAGCTTTGCTAGAACCAACGCTAGAGGTAACATATGAACCATATTGGAAAGACATTACTTATGGTTATTCGGAACCTAATTATACAGGAGGCAGAGCTGAAGGTTTCCGCCTCATCCGCAATATCGGCAATAACGCTAAATGGACAGAAATTAAAACCGTTGATGAAAATTAG
- a CDS encoding LuxR C-terminal-related transcriptional regulator — MFEQNTRQELTSRQKEILSLLRKGLTNTEICKTLGISANTVKVHLANIYKILEVTNRTEAVSTQNESAIKFDDLKKDLIIVFNKENDFAATPKAQELYLSVVESFHQYHIFRIIDFPEKDLVPGFVISVSATHDNEEVLFISIRQGNSRELLWTTSIKVNSDDILLLAQKTSMLLFRSLVLATAKMKYTSSSSVPYWWYASMYCNVKLENRSKESFDISKKMLTPLATGSEYNEQATYMLSMAYYIAFLENWGDRQTNSLALGELARKAMYNAPYSVYSKVIMAFYNTTIGNKAEAISYLQQTIEETPLFITARIYLIQIYLLTGEEERALKLIDECERLIPETANKASVTHARSLILFLQGRYSECKNIAKQVLLYTPNAMAVRLIMIACCYKMGQKSECEAQIKKLYENHPSFNQNDIEQLLTGVTPQKKAFIMESLQEIFKK, encoded by the coding sequence ATGTTTGAGCAAAATACAAGGCAAGAGCTGACCTCTCGCCAGAAAGAAATATTGTCTCTTTTACGCAAGGGACTCACAAATACAGAAATATGCAAGACCTTAGGCATTTCAGCGAACACCGTTAAAGTGCATCTTGCAAATATTTACAAAATTCTCGAAGTTACAAACAGGACCGAAGCTGTTTCTACGCAGAACGAGTCCGCCATAAAATTCGACGATTTAAAAAAAGATTTAATCATCGTTTTCAACAAAGAAAACGATTTTGCAGCGACGCCAAAGGCGCAAGAACTTTACCTGTCCGTCGTCGAGTCGTTCCATCAGTACCACATATTCCGTATCATTGATTTTCCAGAAAAAGATCTTGTGCCGGGATTTGTCATTAGCGTTTCTGCAACACACGACAACGAAGAAGTTCTATTCATTTCCATCAGGCAAGGCAACTCTCGAGAACTGCTCTGGACAACATCAATCAAAGTCAACAGCGACGACATTCTGCTGTTAGCACAAAAGACTTCAATGCTTTTGTTCAGAAGCCTGGTACTTGCAACCGCTAAAATGAAGTATACCTCCTCCAGTTCCGTCCCCTATTGGTGGTATGCTTCAATGTACTGCAATGTCAAGCTAGAAAACCGTAGCAAAGAATCATTCGATATCAGCAAGAAAATGCTCACACCTCTTGCTACAGGCAGTGAATACAATGAACAGGCCACCTACATGTTGTCGATGGCTTATTACATAGCCTTTCTTGAAAACTGGGGCGACAGGCAAACGAACAGCCTCGCACTGGGAGAGCTTGCGCGCAAAGCGATGTACAATGCGCCGTATTCGGTCTATTCAAAAGTCATCATGGCCTTCTACAACACGACCATCGGCAACAAGGCAGAGGCAATTTCCTACCTCCAGCAGACCATTGAAGAAACCCCTCTTTTCATTACGGCTCGCATATACCTCATACAAATTTATCTGCTCACTGGAGAAGAGGAAAGAGCGCTCAAGCTCATCGACGAATGCGAGCGTCTAATTCCAGAGACTGCAAACAAGGCTTCAGTCACCCATGCAAGGTCATTGATTCTTTTTTTACAAGGTCGTTACAGCGAGTGCAAGAATATAGCCAAACAAGTTTTACTTTATACACCCAACGCAATGGCAGTCCGCCTTATCATGATTGCATGCTGCTATAAAATGGGGCAAAAATCAGAATGCGAAGCCCAAATCAAAAAACTATACGAAAACCATCCGTCTTTTAATCAAAACGACATAGAACAGCTTTTAACCGGTGTCACCCCGCAAAAGAAAGCCTTTATTATGGAATCACTACAAGAGATCTTCAAAAAATAA
- a CDS encoding SUMF1/EgtB/PvdO family nonheme iron enzyme, translating to MTNAEPSDSGSHFCIFHCMKIFLLFLTICFALANAQGINPSKDLKNIPEDKIQRTFKVSRDSLRKELWLEVEKNEIVKVCIDKKVKDWKTSLKSSIYNDSCFVLQLPTLIGVESINVYVHKSNKTHKINLAVGMKYLNFKKEKVLLGFNKFEDRKGDIFNPHSPESDPERFVSVSGTYLVDKYPVTNCEITQLMWDSLPANPSFVNKQLKEFAEQRTSRKNNSIRNENCVTHDSAACLISLLQAMKYANARSSREGLKPYYIFSANDYDESKILSKGRYVIGNYDYDLYTYNRFILVEVDKTSDGYRLPYYDEWMMFARGGDKKNKAPWGDSSVAFEETAKYARFATWKHYYESEPVGQLLPNGYGLYDIFGLVYEHVLFEERNPFKGLQGRPSCLKGGDHHVKKEYEQNSIDMFPYWKWINYGYYESNYNGGMDAGFRLIRNIGNNAKWTEVKSK from the coding sequence TTGACAAATGCAGAACCGAGTGATTCCGGTTCTCATTTTTGTATATTCCATTGTATGAAAATATTTTTGTTGTTCCTAACAATATGCTTTGCGCTTGCGAATGCACAAGGCATCAATCCTAGTAAAGATTTGAAAAACATTCCAGAAGATAAAATTCAAAGAACGTTTAAGGTAAGCCGCGATTCCCTGCGAAAAGAACTTTGGCTCGAAGTGGAGAAAAATGAAATTGTCAAAGTCTGCATAGATAAAAAAGTTAAGGATTGGAAAACTTCATTGAAATCAAGTATTTACAATGATTCATGTTTCGTGCTCCAATTGCCGACGCTTATTGGGGTTGAATCTATCAATGTTTATGTTCATAAAAGCAATAAAACCCATAAGATTAATTTAGCGGTAGGCATGAAGTATTTGAATTTTAAAAAAGAAAAGGTTCTGTTAGGATTTAATAAATTTGAAGACAGAAAAGGGGATATTTTCAATCCTCATTCACCAGAAAGCGATCCAGAAAGGTTTGTATCTGTCTCAGGAACATATTTAGTCGATAAGTATCCCGTAACAAACTGCGAAATAACGCAGTTAATGTGGGATTCGCTCCCAGCAAATCCTTCGTTTGTAAACAAACAATTAAAAGAATTTGCAGAGCAAAGGACATCCAGAAAGAATAATAGCATCAGAAATGAAAACTGCGTAACCCACGATTCTGCAGCTTGCTTAATTTCATTGTTACAGGCAATGAAGTATGCTAATGCACGCAGTTCTCGAGAAGGGCTGAAACCATATTACATTTTTTCAGCGAACGATTATGATGAATCAAAAATCTTATCAAAAGGCCGGTACGTCATAGGCAATTATGATTATGACTTGTACACTTACAATAGATTCATTCTAGTTGAAGTCGACAAAACCTCCGATGGATACAGATTACCCTATTATGATGAATGGATGATGTTTGCACGTGGTGGCGATAAAAAAAATAAAGCTCCATGGGGTGATTCATCCGTAGCATTTGAAGAAACCGCCAAATACGCACGATTTGCAACATGGAAGCATTACTACGAATCAGAACCTGTAGGACAGTTGCTTCCCAATGGATATGGTCTATACGACATATTCGGCTTAGTCTATGAGCATGTTCTCTTCGAAGAACGCAATCCTTTTAAAGGTCTTCAAGGTCGACCATCTTGTTTGAAAGGCGGTGACCACCATGTCAAAAAAGAATACGAACAAAATTCCATTGATATGTTTCCTTATTGGAAATGGATAAACTATGGATATTATGAATCAAATTATAACGGCGGAATGGATGCTGGCTTCCGCCTCATCCGCAACATTGGCAACAACGCCAAATGGACAGAAGTAAAATCTAAATGA
- a CDS encoding AAA family ATPase has protein sequence MNLNVYNFGKIKSAEIDLKGLTVIAGLNDTGKSTVGKILYGVFNSVKNIDRAITNAKMRALQKAIWESLFNDPDGSVQFRLNRSIYYGFLDDLYIVKENRVDFDALFEYLKKKESVYKFDLTEKIKIRIRESVNAILSVSNDQFVKSIVTERFRDIFNGQINDVRKSDLDAQIHLKVKQKKLDFVFRKDELESFNKEISLINSATYIENPSVLDSLNNSIYGSSLLEDLTEKINNTYYDDDDDYTASGRVEDRVLSKQLALKKIEQIVAELNGVVPGNIDYSDGEYVYKEDDGLPLNVSSLSTGFKSFALIKQLLLNQQLRERDVLILDEPEVHLHPAWQLKYAEIIVLLQKICNLTVVVTTHSSHFLEALDLYSKIHKTNECCSYYFASLDESQRSSFENIAGNLDVIYRSLVEPNFLIDKIKEEKGIE, from the coding sequence ATGAATCTGAATGTTTATAATTTTGGAAAAATTAAGTCGGCGGAAATTGATTTAAAAGGGTTGACTGTTATTGCTGGTTTAAATGATACTGGGAAAAGTACTGTTGGAAAAATTTTGTATGGTGTTTTTAATTCGGTAAAAAATATTGATCGAGCAATAACGAACGCAAAAATGCGGGCTCTTCAAAAAGCAATTTGGGAGAGCCTTTTTAATGATCCTGATGGATCTGTTCAGTTTAGATTGAATCGTAGCATTTATTATGGTTTTTTAGATGATCTGTATATTGTTAAAGAAAATAGAGTGGATTTTGATGCTTTATTTGAGTATTTAAAAAAGAAGGAATCCGTTTATAAATTTGATTTGACAGAAAAAATTAAAATACGAATACGGGAATCTGTTAATGCCATTCTATCGGTTTCTAATGACCAATTTGTCAAGTCTATAGTAACGGAACGATTTCGTGATATTTTCAATGGTCAAATAAATGATGTTCGGAAAAGTGATTTGGATGCGCAAATACATTTGAAAGTTAAACAGAAAAAATTGGATTTTGTTTTTAGAAAAGACGAGTTGGAGTCTTTTAATAAGGAAATCTCTTTAATAAACTCTGCAACGTATATTGAAAATCCGTCTGTGTTAGATAGTTTAAACAATTCTATTTATGGATCGTCTTTGTTGGAAGATTTAACAGAAAAAATAAATAATACGTATTATGACGATGATGACGATTATACTGCATCAGGACGAGTTGAAGATCGTGTTTTGTCCAAACAGCTTGCTCTAAAAAAAATTGAACAGATAGTAGCTGAATTGAATGGTGTTGTTCCTGGAAATATTGATTATTCTGATGGAGAGTATGTATACAAAGAAGATGATGGACTGCCGTTGAATGTCAGTTCATTATCTACAGGTTTCAAGTCCTTTGCTTTGATTAAACAGCTGTTGTTGAATCAACAATTGCGTGAACGTGATGTTTTGATTCTTGATGAACCAGAAGTGCACCTGCATCCTGCATGGCAGTTAAAGTATGCTGAAATAATTGTTCTTTTGCAAAAGATTTGTAATTTAACCGTTGTTGTAACGACTCATAGTTCTCATTTCTTAGAAGCTTTGGACTTATATTCAAAAATTCATAAAACAAATGAATGTTGCTCATATTATTTTGCTTCGTTAGATGAATCTCAAAGAAGTTCTTTTGAAAATATTGCAGGAAATTTAGATGTTATTTATCGTAGTCTTGTCGAACCAAATTTCCTTATCGATAAAATAAAAGAAGAAAAAGGCATTGAATAA
- a CDS encoding TldD/PmbA family protein translates to MNIKDAVSFMCDLAKGEAEQFDVIASNTHSEGLSVFQGQVQNTEISDSVGLGVRVIKDGRPGYAHTERLTDEALRQTLKDALCHTQWTEKIDITLPKAVELPKDEPNYNPALESLDLATMKDFCIELEKATFAKSKEIENIPYLGGDIERDYSVVANNTGLFYEARSNCASAGAGAVASRGGIKKLGNFVKNGRDWNEFSIDEIASKTAEYATELFGAKKIEGGKIPVILSERISARFLGMYNQPFFAETMQKGQSRLDGKEGEKVASDVFSLWNDPTGEMFEHKFYFDSEGCLTKRVKVVENGVFNSALYNLETAAKAGRETTGNGARSFGSKMSTSFYNMLVPPGNMTTMELLKLFPKCLLVVRLEGNSGCNSVSGELSIGAHGFWCEDGAIKHPVDGVTLSGNFFDIIKNIVAVGNEYRDPFASYKVPALAVSELSVSA, encoded by the coding sequence ATGAATATTAAAGATGCCGTTTCTTTCATGTGCGACCTCGCCAAGGGCGAAGCCGAACAGTTCGATGTTATCGCTTCTAACACCCATTCCGAAGGTTTGTCTGTCTTTCAGGGGCAAGTGCAGAATACCGAAATCTCGGATTCCGTAGGTCTCGGGGTCCGCGTCATTAAGGATGGTCGTCCGGGTTACGCGCATACGGAACGCTTGACGGATGAAGCTTTACGACAGACGCTCAAGGACGCTCTTTGCCACACGCAGTGGACCGAAAAAATCGATATTACGCTCCCCAAGGCGGTGGAACTCCCGAAGGACGAACCGAATTACAATCCGGCGCTGGAATCGCTAGACCTTGCAACGATGAAGGATTTCTGCATCGAACTTGAAAAGGCAACTTTTGCAAAGTCCAAGGAAATCGAGAACATCCCGTACCTCGGTGGCGATATCGAACGTGATTATTCTGTTGTCGCAAACAACACGGGGCTTTTCTACGAGGCTCGTTCGAATTGCGCTTCTGCGGGTGCAGGTGCTGTCGCAAGCCGGGGTGGCATCAAGAAGCTTGGCAACTTTGTCAAGAATGGCCGCGACTGGAACGAATTTTCGATCGATGAAATTGCAAGCAAGACCGCCGAATACGCTACGGAACTTTTTGGCGCCAAGAAAATTGAAGGCGGCAAGATTCCGGTAATCCTTTCGGAACGCATCTCGGCGCGTTTCCTCGGCATGTACAACCAACCGTTTTTCGCTGAAACCATGCAAAAGGGACAATCCCGTTTGGACGGCAAGGAAGGCGAAAAAGTCGCAAGCGATGTGTTCTCGCTTTGGAACGATCCGACCGGCGAAATGTTTGAGCACAAGTTCTATTTCGATTCCGAAGGTTGCCTCACCAAACGCGTGAAGGTCGTCGAAAACGGCGTTTTCAATTCGGCGCTTTATAATCTCGAAACGGCCGCCAAGGCGGGCCGTGAAACAACCGGCAATGGCGCTCGCAGCTTTGGCAGCAAGATGTCTACGAGCTTCTACAACATGCTCGTGCCGCCAGGAAACATGACGACGATGGAACTTCTGAAGCTCTTCCCGAAGTGTTTGCTCGTGGTGCGCCTGGAAGGCAATTCCGGCTGCAATTCCGTGAGCGGAGAACTCAGCATCGGGGCACACGGTTTCTGGTGCGAGGACGGGGCTATTAAACATCCGGTCGATGGCGTCACGCTCAGCGGGAACTTCTTCGATATTATCAAGAACATCGTGGCGGTTGGTAATGAATACCGTGATCCGTTTGCAAGCTACAAAGTGCCTGCACTTGCCGTGAGCGAATTAAGCGTGAGCGCCTAA